The following are encoded in a window of Arvicanthis niloticus isolate mArvNil1 chromosome 1, mArvNil1.pat.X, whole genome shotgun sequence genomic DNA:
- the LOC117722574 gene encoding olfactory receptor 52H1-like, which translates to MYNLSCYNPTSFTLLGIPGLEKFHIWIGIPFCVIYVVAIVGNCILLYLIAVEQSLHEPMFIFLSMLASTDLILSTATVPKLLSNLWFGSQEITFSGCLSQMFFLHFSFVVDSAILLAMAFDRYVAICLPLRYSTILTPQLIVKIMVSIIVRSFSVILPDVFLLRRLPFCKTRIIPHTYCEHIGVARLSSADISINIWYGFSVPLMTVISDVILIAVSYIFILRAVFLLSSQGARQKALSTCGSHVCVILMFYTPAFFSILAHRFGHSVPRNVLILFANFYVAIPPALNPVVYGVKTKQIQDKFLLFFSLRKTQ; encoded by the coding sequence ATGTATAACCTAAGCTGTTACAACCCAACTTCCTTCACTCTTCTTGGCATACCCGGCTTGGAAAAGTTCCACATCTGGATCGGGATTCCCTTTTGTGTCATCTATGTTGTGGCTATTGTAGGCAACTGCATTCTCCTCTACCTGATTGCAGTGGAGCAGAGCCTCCACGAGCCCATGTTTATATTCCTGTCCATGCTGGCCAGCACAGACCTCATCTTGTCCACTGCCACAGTGCCCAAACTGCTCAGTAACCTTTGGTTTGGGTCCCAAGAAATAACCTTCTCTGGTTGTCTCAGTCAGATGTTTTTCCTCCACTTCAGCTTTGTGGTGGACTCGGCTATCCTGTTAGCCATGGCCTTTGATCGCTATGTGGCTATCTGCTTGCCCTTGAGGTACAGCACCATCTTGACTCCACAGCTGATTGTCAAGATTATGGTGAGCATCATTGTGAGGAGCTTCTCAGTCATCCTGCCAGATGTTTTCCTGCTCAGGCGGTTGCCATTTTGCAAGACCCGAATCATTCCTCACACATACTGTGAGCATATAGGCGTTGCAAGGCTTTCCTCTGCAGACATCTCTATCAACATCTGGTATGGGTTTTCTGTTCCCctcatgactgtaatctcagaTGTCATCCTGATTGCAGTATCCTACATCTTCATCCTCCGGGCAGTTTTTCTGCTCTCTTCCCAGGGTGCCCGTCAAAAGGCCTTGAGCACCTGTGGCTCCCATGTCTGTGTCATCCTCATGTTCTACACACCGGCTTTCTTCTCCATCCTTGCTCATCGCTTTGGGCACAGTGTTCCTCGTAATGTTCTCATCTTATTTGCCAACTTCTATGTGGCCATCCCTCCTGCTCTAAATCCAGTTGTTTATGGAGTGAAGACCAAGCAGATCCAGGACaagttccttcttttcttctctttgagaaAGACACAATGA